The genome window GGGGAAACGTTTCGATCGCGGTGCGCGAAGCGGGCCTGGCCAGACCGCTGCGGCGTGCTACAGGTCGTAGACGGGCGTGTGGAGGGCGACGTGCTTGCCGAGCGCGATCGCGTTGACGATGTCGGCGCGGCTCACGATGCCGAGAACCTGGCCGTTGCTCATGACGGGCAGGCGTTTGATCTTGTGAGTCGTCATCAGGCGCGCGATCTCCTCCACGGGAGCGTCCGCCGGGACGCTGATGACCTTTCGGCTCATGATCTCGCGAACGCTCTTGCCCTTCTTCGAGACGATATCCGATTCGGAAACCACGCCCACGATTTTGCCGGTCTTGTCGGTGACCGGCGCGCCGCTGATCTGGTTCTTGATCAAGATCATCGCGAGCTGCTTCACCGTCGTGGTGGGACTCACGGTGATGACATCCCTGGTCATGATGTCCTTCGCAACCATGCCGTGCACCTCCTTCGCGGCAGCCGCCTGCTTTCAGACGGTCACGGTCGCG of Candidatus Zixiibacteriota bacterium contains these proteins:
- a CDS encoding CBS domain-containing protein, whose product is MVAKDIMTRDVITVSPTTTVKQLAMILIKNQISGAPVTDKTGKIVGVVSESDIVSKKGKSVREIMSRKVISVPADAPVEEIARLMTTHKIKRLPVMSNGQVLGIVSRADIVNAIALGKHVALHTPVYDL